In Pyxicephalus adspersus chromosome 12, UCB_Pads_2.0, whole genome shotgun sequence, a genomic segment contains:
- the SPATA7 gene encoding spermatogenesis-associated protein 7 (The sequence of the model RefSeq protein was modified relative to this genomic sequence to represent the inferred CDS: added 27 bases not found in genome assembly), whose amino-acid sequence MPVAGGDRRGGGGPESGVPSIPRCGVSSPFRGHMSTKSNAFCIGQSSRLSDQYRIRDHMLAHYNKILTAKAAVDCSAPKSLTKSIKYTDQQRRERLKTVVTRIERDSSRASSSRPNSRESIDSAFQQKDLYDEYANTLRRSPYSDPGVSPTSFMSSPRHFYSSEHAADSRRRHPDHSGASSRMGCGLATRKFQDNREKAYSGDLIEKHSHHFTSKQQPFTPRTLKTPATSALVQSRLYNPPRRKRKEAVREAEVQTDISSFRDRHRAEDQSLFLEEEQVEDQENSFLSEEEVDTDQHQHSISRMSYKELKSPSPIMQKIRSEEEELAYLEFVADVTNEILSLGLFSDRVLDRVFQRHVEENRHHLDEGKMRHLLDILRADLDDEKKPDLFVDPSFSTSRKFTDQFVLPHSIRNGGVGYKDFSLEDFKSKPDPRHLNGKDDEPQLQANVPAGLDEEDNLRPSVSPPCLDRRDLAPNDVQCGQENVKATQQSREGSISLSEDELDTSQQKDHFLSLQNDHEETNSESDDKVQLSEKRSPVDDDLSDDHNGNQRSSSPMGLTDLQVLDHDLKINRESRDLQDLEQSFSEIIQVSKAEDSSVYEDEEKTENFPSDHEDDSDQDDF is encoded by the exons GGGGGCGGAGGGCCCG AGTCCGGGGTGCCCTCCATCCCCCGCTGTGGTGTCTCCAGCCCCTTCAGAGGTCATATGAGCACAAAAAGCAATG CCTTCTGCATCGGTCAGAGTAGCCGGCTAAGTGACCAGTACCGGATCCGGGACCACATGCTCGCCCACTACAACAAGATCCTGACCGCGAAAG CCGCTGTCGATTGCTCCGCTCCGAAGAGTTTGACCAAAAGCATTAAAT ACACTGACCAGCAGAGACGGGAGAGACTGAAGACGGTAGTGACCCGCATAGAACGCGACTCTTCCAGAGCCTCGTCATCGCGCCCCAACTCTCGGGAGAGCATAGACTCCGCCTTTCAGCAAAAG GATCTGTACGATGAATACGCCAATACGCTTCGACGATCTCCGTATTCCGATCCCGGAGTTTCCCCAACTTCTTTCATGTCTTCTCCCAGACACTTCTATTCCTCCGAGCATGCAGCAGATTCCAGACGGAGGCACCCCGACCACTCCGGAGCTTCTTCCAGGATGGGTTGTGGTTTGGCCACGCGGAAGTTCCAGGACAATCGTGAGAAAGCGTACAGCGGGGACCTGATAGAGAAGCACTCCCATCACTTCACCAGCAAGCAGCAGCCCTTCACCCCCAGGACCCTGAAGACGCCGGCCACATCCGCGCTGGTGCAGAGCCGCTTATATAACCCGCCCAGGAGGAAGAGGAAGGAGGCGGTGAGGGAGGCCGAGGTCCAGACCGATATCAGCAG TTTTAGGGACCGACATAGAGCAGAAGACCAAAGCCTATTCCTGGAAGAAGAACAG GTTGAAGACCAAGAAAATTCCTTTCTGAGTGAAGAGGAGGTGGACACTGACCAACACCAACATTCTATTTCCAG GATGTCCTACAAAGAATTGAAATCTCCGTCTCCTATAATGCAGAAGATCCGTTCCGA agagGAAGAATTGGCTTACCTGGAATTTGTGGCCGATGTGACCAATGAAATCTTGTCCCTGGGATTGTTCTCGGACAG agttcTGGATCGAGTGTTTCAACGTCACGTAGAAGAAAATAGACATCATTTAGATGAG GGAAAAATGCGCCATTTGCTGGACATTCTCAGGGCTGATTTGGACGATGAGAAGAAACCTGACCTTTTTGTAGATCCCAGCTTCAGCACCAGCAGGAAATTTACAGATCAGTTTGTCCTTCCTCATTCAATAAGGAATGGTGGCGTCGGTTATAAAGACTTTTCTCTAGAGGACTTCAAATCTAAACCTGATCCAAGGCACCTTAATGGAAAGGATGATGAGCCTCAACTTCAAGCCAATGTTCCGGCTGGCCTGGATGAAGAAGACAACCTGAGACCGAGCGTTTCTCCACCTTGCCTTGACAGAAGAGATTTGGCCCCAAACGATGTTCAATGTGGTCAGGAGAATGTTAAAGCCACCCAACAATCACGCGAAGGTTCAATATCTCTTTCTGAGGACGAACTGGACACTTCTCAACAAAAAGACCACTTCTTATCTTTGCAGAATGATCACGAAGAGACAAATTCTGAATCAGATGACAAGGTACAGCTGTCAGAGAAGAGGTCACCTGTGGATGATGATCTCTCAGACGACCATAATGGAAACCAGAGAAGCTCCTCTCCAATGGGTCTGACCGATCTGCAGGTGCTGGACCATGATTTAAAGATCAATCGGGAGTCAAGGGATCTTCAGGATCTGGAACAAAGCTTCTCTGAAATCATTCAAGTGTCCAAAGCTGAAGACAGTTCGGTTTATGAGGATGAGGAGAAGACTGAGAACTTTCCTTCTGATCATGAGGACGACAGTGATCAGGATGACTTCTGA